One Pantoea eucalypti genomic region harbors:
- the metG gene encoding methionine--tRNA ligase, translated as MTQVAKKILVTCALPYANGSIHLGHMLEHIQADIWVRYQRMRGNQVYFICADDAHGTPIMLKAQQLGIAPEQMIAEMKSEHEADFAGFNVSYDNYHSTHGDENRELSALIYGRLKENGFIKNRTISQLYDPEKGMFLPDRFVKGTCPKCKSPDQYGDNCEVCSATYSPTELIDPKSVVSGATPVLRDSEHFFFDLPSFSAMLQAWTRSGALQDQVANKMQEWFESGLQQWDISRDAPYFGFEIPDAPGKYFYVWLDAPIGYMGSFKNLCDKRGDIDFDEFWRKDSTTELYHFIGKDIVYFHSLFWPAMLEGSNFRKPNNLFVHGYVTVNGAKMSKSRGTFIKASTWLQHLDADSLRYYYAAKLSSRIDDIDLNLEDFVQRVNADIVNKVVNLASRNAGFITKRFDGKLAAELADPALYQTFVDASEKIGDAWAAREYSRAIREIMALADLANRYVDEQAPWVVAKQEGRDADLQAICSMGINLFRILMTWLKPVLPSLSARAEGFLNCELSWDAIAQPLLDHQVAPFKALYSRIEMAKVEGLIDASKEDAAAASAPAATGPLADAPIGDTITIDDFAKVDMRVALIEQAERVEGSDKLLRLQLDLGGEKRQIFSGIRAAYPDPSVLVGKMTIIVANLAPRKMRFGISEGMVLSAGPGGKDLFVLSVDSGAVPGMPVK; from the coding sequence ATGACTCAAGTCGCTAAAAAAATTCTGGTAACGTGCGCACTGCCTTACGCGAACGGATCAATCCATCTCGGCCACATGCTCGAGCATATCCAGGCAGATATTTGGGTGCGTTATCAACGAATGCGTGGCAATCAGGTTTATTTCATTTGCGCCGATGATGCGCACGGCACGCCTATCATGCTGAAAGCTCAGCAGCTGGGCATTGCGCCGGAGCAGATGATTGCAGAAATGAAAAGCGAGCATGAAGCCGACTTTGCCGGTTTCAACGTCAGCTATGACAATTATCACTCCACTCACGGCGATGAAAACCGCGAGCTGTCTGCGCTGATTTACGGCCGCCTGAAAGAGAACGGTTTTATTAAAAACCGCACCATTTCCCAGCTTTACGATCCGGAAAAAGGGATGTTCCTGCCGGACCGTTTTGTGAAAGGCACCTGCCCGAAATGTAAGTCACCTGATCAATACGGCGACAACTGTGAAGTCTGCAGCGCGACCTACAGCCCGACCGAGCTGATCGATCCTAAGTCTGTGGTTTCTGGTGCGACGCCAGTTCTGCGCGACTCTGAGCACTTCTTCTTTGATCTGCCGTCCTTCAGCGCCATGCTGCAGGCGTGGACCCGCTCCGGTGCGCTGCAGGATCAGGTGGCGAACAAAATGCAGGAGTGGTTTGAGTCAGGCCTGCAGCAGTGGGATATCTCACGCGATGCGCCTTACTTCGGCTTTGAAATTCCGGATGCGCCAGGCAAATACTTCTACGTCTGGCTGGATGCGCCTATCGGCTACATGGGCTCGTTCAAGAACCTGTGCGACAAGCGCGGCGACATCGACTTCGACGAATTCTGGCGTAAAGACTCCACCACCGAGCTGTATCATTTCATCGGTAAAGATATCGTCTATTTCCATAGCCTGTTCTGGCCAGCGATGCTGGAAGGCAGCAACTTCCGCAAGCCGAACAATCTGTTTGTACACGGCTATGTCACCGTTAACGGTGCCAAGATGTCGAAGTCGCGCGGCACCTTTATCAAAGCCAGCACCTGGCTGCAACATCTGGATGCCGACAGCCTGCGTTACTACTACGCGGCGAAACTCTCTTCACGTATCGACGACATCGACCTGAATCTGGAAGATTTCGTCCAGCGCGTAAATGCCGACATCGTCAACAAAGTGGTTAACCTGGCGTCACGTAACGCAGGCTTCATTACCAAACGCTTTGACGGCAAACTGGCGGCAGAACTGGCCGATCCGGCGCTCTATCAGACCTTCGTTGATGCGTCAGAGAAGATTGGTGATGCCTGGGCTGCGCGCGAATACAGCCGTGCTATCCGTGAAATTATGGCGCTGGCCGACCTGGCGAACCGTTATGTCGATGAGCAGGCTCCGTGGGTGGTCGCGAAGCAGGAAGGCCGTGATGCCGATCTGCAGGCCATCTGCTCAATGGGCATTAACCTGTTCCGCATTCTGATGACCTGGCTGAAGCCGGTGCTGCCGTCACTGAGCGCCCGTGCAGAGGGCTTCCTGAACTGTGAATTGAGCTGGGATGCCATTGCGCAGCCGCTGCTGGATCATCAGGTTGCGCCATTCAAAGCACTCTACAGCCGCATTGAAATGGCGAAGGTTGAGGGACTGATTGACGCCTCAAAAGAGGATGCTGCCGCAGCAAGTGCACCAGCCGCAACCGGTCCGCTGGCAGATGCGCCGATTGGTGACACCATCACCATCGACGATTTCGCCAAAGTGGATATGCGCGTTGCGCTAATCGAGCAGGCGGAACGGGTGGAAGGTTCAGACAAGCTGCTGCGTCTGCAACTCGACCTGGGCGGTGAAAAGCGTCAGATTTTCTCGGGCATCCGCGCCGCTTATCCTGATCCCTCTGTGCTGGTCGGTAAAATGACCATCATCGTGGCCAACCTGGCGCCGCGTAAAATGCGCTTCGGCATCTCCGAAGGTATGGTGCTGTCAGCGGGTCCGGGCGGTAAAGATCTGTTCGTGTTGTCCGTTGATAGCGGTGCTGTACCGGGCATGCCGGTTAAGTAA
- the apbC gene encoding iron-sulfur cluster carrier protein ApbC yields the protein MTVQSREPHTPEGLRAIVAGVLRSFEHPTLKQNLTSLKALHHVAQLDGTLHVELLMPFAWASGFDALKEQVSADLLRQTGARAIDWRLSHDIATLKRVKNQPGVNGVKNIIAVSSGKGGVGKSSTAVNMALALAAEGARVGILDADIYGPSVPNMLGTQDQRPTSPDGTHMAPIMAHGLATNSIGYLVTDDNAMVWRGPMASKALMQLLNETLWPELDYLVLDMPPGTGDIQLTLAQNVPVTGALVVTTPQDIALIDARKGLVMFEKVNVPVLGVVENMSLHVCSQCGFHEPIFGTGGAQKLVEDYQTQLLAQLPLHIDLREDLDEGEPTVIRRPDSEFTTLYRQLAGRVAAQLYWQGEVIPGDIAFRAL from the coding sequence ATGACAGTACAATCCCGGGAACCGCATACGCCAGAGGGCCTGCGCGCCATCGTAGCGGGCGTATTGAGAAGCTTTGAGCATCCGACCCTTAAACAGAATCTCACCTCGCTGAAAGCGCTGCACCACGTGGCGCAGCTGGATGGAACGCTGCATGTTGAACTGCTGATGCCGTTTGCGTGGGCCAGCGGGTTCGATGCCCTGAAAGAGCAGGTCAGCGCCGACCTGCTGCGTCAGACCGGCGCACGCGCCATCGACTGGCGGCTCAGCCACGATATCGCCACCCTGAAGCGGGTGAAAAACCAGCCGGGCGTTAACGGGGTTAAAAACATTATTGCGGTCAGCTCCGGCAAAGGCGGCGTGGGTAAATCCAGCACCGCCGTAAATATGGCACTGGCGCTGGCAGCTGAGGGCGCGCGCGTCGGCATTCTTGACGCGGATATCTACGGCCCGTCTGTGCCGAACATGCTTGGGACTCAGGACCAGCGGCCAACCTCGCCGGATGGGACCCATATGGCGCCGATCATGGCACATGGGCTGGCCACCAACTCCATTGGTTATCTGGTCACGGATGACAATGCGATGGTGTGGCGCGGACCCATGGCCAGTAAAGCGCTTATGCAGTTGCTGAATGAGACTCTGTGGCCTGAGCTGGATTATCTGGTGCTGGATATGCCGCCCGGCACGGGCGACATTCAGCTGACGCTGGCGCAGAACGTGCCGGTAACCGGTGCGCTGGTGGTCACGACGCCGCAGGATATCGCCCTGATTGATGCCCGCAAAGGACTGGTCATGTTTGAAAAGGTCAATGTGCCGGTGCTGGGCGTGGTAGAGAATATGAGCCTGCATGTCTGCAGCCAGTGTGGCTTCCACGAGCCGATTTTCGGCACCGGCGGCGCGCAGAAACTGGTGGAGGATTACCAGACGCAACTGCTGGCCCAGTTGCCACTGCACATTGACCTGCGCGAAGATCTTGATGAAGGTGAACCGACAGTGATTCGCCGGCCCGATAGCGAGTTTACCACGCTGTATCGCCAGTTGGCCGGACGCGTCGCGGCCCAGCTTTACTGGCAGGGCGAGGTCATCCCTGGCGATATCGCCTTCCGCGCGCTTTAA
- a CDS encoding GNAT family N-acetyltransferase produces MEIRPFTEADRPFLRTLFLAARRHNWRWLEGSEWQLEDFDGVILGETVLVAEADGHRVGFAGLLENDNFLHSLYVDPDWQGRGVGSALLEAVEARFTSTGALKCLQKNKAAQAFYLKHGWKMISQGEGEHGGYVLMHYPLASQYASGSGRA; encoded by the coding sequence GTGGAGATTCGTCCGTTTACTGAAGCCGACCGTCCTTTCCTGCGTACGCTGTTTCTGGCAGCGCGACGACATAACTGGCGCTGGCTGGAGGGCAGCGAGTGGCAACTGGAAGATTTTGATGGCGTTATTCTGGGGGAGACCGTCCTGGTTGCGGAGGCTGATGGCCATCGGGTCGGCTTTGCAGGTCTGCTGGAGAACGACAACTTCCTGCACAGTCTCTATGTCGATCCAGACTGGCAGGGGCGCGGCGTGGGCAGCGCGTTGCTGGAGGCGGTAGAGGCGCGTTTTACCTCAACCGGCGCGCTTAAGTGCCTGCAGAAGAACAAAGCGGCGCAGGCATTTTATCTGAAGCATGGCTGGAAGATGATTTCACAGGGCGAAGGCGAGCACGGCGGTTATGTGCTGATGCACTACCCGCTGGCCTCACAATACGCCAGCGGGTCGGGTCGGGCTTAA
- the ahpC gene encoding alkyl hydroperoxide reductase subunit C has protein sequence MSIINTKIKPFKNAAFKNGEFIDVTEKDVEGKWSVFFFYPADFTFVCPTELGDVADHYEEFQKLGVDIYSVSTDTHFTHKAWHGSSDTIAKIKYTMIGDPTGALTRNFEIMREDEGLADRGTFIVDPQGVIQAIEITAEGIGRDASDLLRKVKAAQYVASHPGEVCPAKWKEGDATLAPSLDLVGKI, from the coding sequence ATGTCTATTATCAATACCAAAATTAAGCCGTTCAAAAACGCAGCATTCAAAAACGGCGAATTCATCGACGTAACCGAGAAAGACGTTGAAGGTAAATGGAGTGTGTTCTTCTTCTATCCAGCTGACTTCACCTTCGTCTGCCCGACCGAACTGGGCGACGTAGCTGACCATTACGAAGAGTTCCAGAAACTGGGCGTAGACATCTACTCCGTTTCTACCGACACCCACTTTACCCACAAAGCCTGGCACGGTTCTTCAGACACCATCGCGAAGATCAAATACACAATGATCGGTGACCCGACTGGCGCGCTGACCCGTAACTTCGAAATCATGCGTGAAGACGAAGGTCTGGCTGACCGTGGTACTTTCATCGTTGACCCGCAAGGCGTAATCCAGGCAATCGAAATCACCGCTGAAGGCATTGGCCGTGACGCCTCTGACCTGCTGCGTAAAGTGAAAGCGGCTCAGTACGTGGCTTCTCACCCAGGTGAAGTGTGCCCGGCTAAATGGAAAGAAGGTGATGCAACACTGGCTCCGTCTCTGGACCTGGTTGGCAAAATCTAA
- the ahpF gene encoding alkyl hydroperoxide reductase subunit F has protein sequence MLDTNLKTQLKAYLEKLTRPVELIATLDEGAKSTEIRELLVDIAGLSDKVSFREENDRQVRKPSFLITNPGSNSGPRFAGSPLGHEFTSLVLALLQTGGHPSKEAQSLLDQIAALDSDFHFETYYSLSCHNCPDVVQALNLMAVINPRISHTAIDGGLFQNEIQERNVMGVPAVYLNGKEFGQGRMSLAEIVSKVDTNADKRAAEELNKRDAYEVLIIGSGPAGAAAAIYSARKGIRTGLMGERFGGQVLDTVDIENYISVPKTEGAKLAGSLRAHVDDYNVDVIESQSAIKLIPAAKEGGLHAIETASGAVLKSRSIILATGARWRNMGVPGEEEYRTKGVTYCPHCDGPLFKGKRTAVIGGGNSGVEAAIDLAGIVEHVTLLEFAGEMRADQVLQDKLRSLKNVDVILNAQTTEVKGDGTKVTGLHYLDRTTQTTHELPLSGIFVQIGLLPNTPWLEGAVERNKMGEIIIDGKCETSLKGVFAAGDCTTVPYKQIIIASGEGAKASLSAFDYLIRTKSA, from the coding sequence ATGCTCGACACAAATTTGAAAACCCAGCTCAAGGCCTACCTTGAGAAATTAACCAGACCTGTTGAGTTGATTGCCACCCTGGATGAGGGTGCAAAATCAACCGAGATCCGTGAACTGTTGGTTGATATCGCCGGCTTGTCTGACAAAGTCAGCTTCCGCGAAGAGAACGATCGTCAGGTGCGTAAGCCCTCATTTCTGATCACCAACCCAGGTTCGAACAGCGGCCCGCGTTTTGCCGGTTCACCTCTGGGTCACGAATTTACCTCACTGGTGCTGGCACTGTTACAGACCGGTGGGCATCCGTCTAAAGAAGCACAGAGCCTGCTGGACCAGATCGCCGCGCTGGACAGCGACTTCCATTTCGAAACCTATTATTCACTCTCATGCCATAACTGCCCGGACGTCGTCCAGGCGCTGAACCTGATGGCGGTGATTAACCCGCGCATCAGCCACACTGCTATCGACGGTGGCCTGTTCCAGAACGAGATTCAGGAACGCAACGTGATGGGCGTGCCAGCGGTTTACCTGAATGGTAAAGAGTTTGGTCAGGGCCGCATGAGCCTGGCGGAAATCGTCAGCAAAGTAGATACCAACGCGGATAAACGTGCAGCGGAAGAGCTGAACAAGCGTGACGCCTATGAAGTCCTGATTATCGGCAGTGGCCCTGCGGGTGCAGCGGCAGCCATCTACTCAGCGCGTAAGGGTATCCGTACTGGCCTGATGGGCGAACGTTTTGGCGGCCAGGTACTGGATACGGTGGATATCGAAAACTATATCTCCGTACCGAAAACCGAAGGCGCGAAACTGGCAGGTTCACTACGCGCACACGTCGATGATTACAATGTGGATGTCATTGAAAGCCAGAGCGCCATCAAACTGATTCCGGCGGCGAAAGAGGGCGGACTGCATGCCATCGAAACCGCCTCCGGCGCAGTATTGAAGTCTCGCAGTATCATTCTGGCAACCGGCGCACGCTGGCGCAATATGGGTGTGCCGGGTGAAGAAGAGTATCGCACCAAAGGCGTCACCTACTGCCCACACTGCGATGGCCCGCTGTTTAAAGGCAAGCGCACGGCAGTGATCGGCGGCGGTAACTCCGGCGTTGAAGCAGCCATTGACCTGGCGGGTATCGTTGAACATGTTACGCTGCTGGAGTTTGCCGGTGAGATGCGTGCCGACCAGGTATTGCAGGATAAGCTGCGTAGCCTGAAGAACGTTGATGTCATTCTGAACGCGCAGACCACCGAAGTGAAAGGCGACGGCACTAAAGTGACCGGCCTGCACTATCTTGACCGTACGACGCAGACCACCCATGAGCTGCCGCTCTCTGGTATCTTCGTTCAGATCGGTCTGCTGCCAAATACCCCGTGGCTGGAAGGCGCGGTTGAGCGCAATAAAATGGGTGAGATCATCATTGATGGTAAATGCGAAACCAGCCTGAAAGGCGTGTTCGCGGCGGGCGACTGCACCACCGTGCCGTACAAGCAGATTATTATTGCCAGCGGCGAAGGCGCAAAAGCTTCACTGAGCGCTTTTGACTATCTGATTCGCACTAAATCAGCTTAA